Proteins co-encoded in one Pocillopora verrucosa isolate sample1 chromosome 1, ASM3666991v2, whole genome shotgun sequence genomic window:
- the LOC131786135 gene encoding RYamide receptor → MNNSSVVVPSSSGGEPTESLPLNVSIQIIQAVLSTLVMICSLFGNVLVICVVMQSLRMRTVTNFLIVNMACADILYTLVSFPPLFVMIFDEYDWAMSRRGLGIFFCQVVNFGQYMLVPVSVLTLAAIAFDRFFAILMPLRRIINKRVFRCIVIFIWVTSAAVAAPLLYALQVTIDSNGGLTCDEKWAPLFDENTAHRDYALVLFFIMFCLPISVMIALYSVICRHLWSIKPPGEMEQEESKNLIKRRNSRRSVVKMLITVVAVFIISWLPLQIANLIFFFQEVDISESLYFACEIFMRASCAFNPLVYAVFSENYRQGFKKVFARCCCSKIKAFVPQRAFSTSSSRQQTAPSLLRSDYALSRREGGKKSCREVKEEDQEEHQI, encoded by the coding sequence atgaataacTCAAGTGTAGTGGTGCCAAGTTCTTCTGGCGGTGAACCGACAGAAAGTCTCCCTTTGAACGTGTCGATTCAAATCATCCAGGCAGTCTTGTCAACCTTGGTTATGATTTGTTCGTTATTTGGCAACGTGTTGGTGATCTGTGTTGTCATGCAAAGCCTCCGCATGCGCACTGTGACCAACTTCCTAATTGTGAACATGGCGTGCGCGGACATTCTTTACACACTGGTTTCTTTTCCTCCACTTTTTGTCATGATTTTTGACGAATACGATTGGGCAATGAGTCGCCGTGGGCTTGGCATATTCTTCTGTCAGGTGGTAAATTTTGGTCAATACATGTTGGTTCCTGTTTCAGTCCTCACTCTAGCCGCTATCGCTTTCGATCGATTCTTCGCCATTTTGATGCCACTGAGGCGTATCATCAACAAACGTGTCTTCCGCTGCATCGTAATTTTCATCTGGGTGACTTCCGCCGCCGTAGCTGCGCCATTGCTGTACGCATTACAAGTTACTATAGACAGCAATGGCGGCTTGACCTGCGACGAAAAATGGGCCCCACTCTTTGACGAGAACACGGCGCACAGGGATTACGCATTGGTTTTATTCTTTATAATGTTTTGTCTCCCAATCTCCGTAATGATTGCCTTGTACTCAGTGATTTGTCGTCATTTGTGGTCCATAAAGCCACCTGGAGAGATGGAGCAAGAGGAATCCAAGAACTTGATTAAACGACGTAATTCACGACGAAGTGTCGTGAAAATGCTTATTACCGTTGTTGCAGTTTTCATCATATCCTGGTTACCACTACAGATTGccaatttaatatttttctttcaggaagTTGATATTTCAGAGTCACTTTACTTCGCCTGTGAGATTTTCATGCGCGCCAGCTGCGCTTTCAATCCATTGGTTTACGCAGTTTTCAGTGAGAATTACCGTCAGGGATTTAAGAAGGTGTTTGCCCGATGCTGTTGTTCAAAGATTAAAGCTTTTGTTCCGCAAAGAGCTTTTAGTACTTCGTCTTCGCGCCAACAAACGGCACCTTCCTTATTGAGGAGTGATTACGCCTTATCGAGGCGAGAAGGCGGCAAGAAAAGTTGTCGGGAAGTGAAAGAAGAGGATCAAGAGGAACatcaaatttga